The following is a genomic window from Gemmatimonadaceae bacterium.
TCCGGCTCCGAATATTGATACGGCACGAGCAGGTCGAAAGTTGAGGTGATCTCGCCGCAGATCCCGGCGATCGAGTCGTAAGGGATGATGAAGATGAAGTCGTCTCCCCCAATGTGGCCCACGAATCCACGCTCTCCGCACAGTCCCTTCACCACGTCGTGAAGAAGCATGGCGAGAATGCGGATGACGCGGTCCCCTTCATAATAACTGTACCGGTCGTTGTATTCCTTGAAATGGTCGAGGTCGGCGTAGCAGACCGCGAAAAGATCCGGCAATCCCAGGCGTCGCGAGATCTCCGCCTCGATCGCACCCGCTCCGGGAAGGCGCGTTGAGGGATGAACCCCGAGGTCCCGGTCCGATCTGACGAGGAGCGCGTCGAGCCGCCGGATACCTTCCGACTCGTCCATCCCCTGTGGCAGAACCTCGTCCGCGCCGGCGTCGAAAGCGTCCCTCACCGATTCCGCCCCGGCGGCGGCGAGGAAGAGCGCGGGAACAACCCCGGTGTACGAGTCCTGCTTCAGACGCGAGCATGCCGCAAGCGCGTCTACGCCGGCACGTCCGTCGAACAGCACAAGCCGCGGCCGGCCGCGGAGCGCGATCGCCATGAGCTCGTCGGCGGAACTCACAGAGATCGGCGGTGCCCTCTGCCTGCCCAGCCACGCCGCGACGCCGGCGGGCAGCGAGTCGCCGCCAGCCGTGAACACGATCATTGCCGGAGCCGACATCGTCGGGCTCATGCGTCAGATACCAGAGTCAGGATTGGTTCTAGTAATAGAAGAATGCAACGCCTATCACTGCATACGCCACGAGCAGGAACGCGCCCTCGAGCCAGTTCGACTCGGAATCCTGCATCACAGAGGACGCAACCGCCACCGCAACCGCAACGCTGGCGACCTCCATGACCGTGAACGCGAGATCCATCGGCTTCCCGGTGACGAGCCCCAGCAGCACCAGCAGAGGACCGACGAGCAACGCGACCTGGATCGCCGAGCCCACCGATATCGACACGGCCAGATCCATCCGGTTCTTGAGCGCCATGAGAACCGCCGAGCTGTGCTCGGCCGCGTTGCCGATGATTGGAATGAGAATCAGTCCGACGAAGAGTTGTGAAAGCCCCAGTGATTTCACGGCTTCCTCGGTGGACCCGACGAGAAGCTCCGAGAGCACGCCGATCGTGGCGCCCACGGCGATGAGCACTGTCACGGCCTTCCGCAACGACCAGCTCGACGGCGCCTGGTGGTGTGCGACGTCGCCTCCTTCGCTGAAGATCGTGCGGTGGCTGATGACCGAGTAAACGAGCGACATCGCATATCCGACGATGAGGAGCCCGGCGACCCAGACCGACATGCTGAGCGTCGCACGGCGGAGAGGATCGGGATGCAGCGCGTGAAAGACTGCCGGCATCACGAGGCCGAGCACCGCGACGACGAGGAGCGTTGAGCTCATGTCGGTAAGATTGCGGTTGATCTTCTGCGACTTGTACCTGAGACCGCCGGCCAGCTGGGCCGCACCGAGCACGAGGAGAAGATTGCCGAGGATCGACCCCGTGATTGATGCCTTCACGAGATCCACCAGTCCGGCGCTCAAAGCGAACGCGCCGATCACCAACTCGGCAAAGTTGCCGAGCGTCGCGTTGATCAGGCCGCCCACCGTGGGGCCTGTATGTCCGGCAAGCTCCTCCGTCGCCCTCCCGAGGATCCCCGAAAGCGGCACGATTGCCGCGGCACTGAGGAGGAAGATCAGCAAAGGCGAAGCGTGGAGCAGCCTGGCGGCGATCGCGAATGGCACGAAGACGAGAAGCGCGTAAAGGTATTTCATCGGGGGCAGCCTATCGGCATCCGGGCATCAGAAGACGAAGCGGAGCGACACGTACGTCGGCGTTTTTCCCGCGTCTTCCGACAGGCCGCCGAAAGTGCGCGCGATGTCGAAGAGAAGCCGGCCGGTGCCGAGCCCGAAACCGATCGCGGCATTCGCGCCGTCGGCATCATTCGCGATGTAGCCGCCGCGGAGATGCACCGTTTTCTGGTACGTCAGGTCCACGCCGAGTCTGGCGGAAGGATCGTCCGCCGTCTTCGTGGCGATGACGTCGGCCGCGGCGCGTACGTCCACGTCGGATATGTACTTCGCGAGGAATCCGAGCTGGTACGACAGGCCGACCTCGATCCGCGTCGGGAGCGGATCGGCCTGCTCGCGATCGTTCACCTGAAGCTTGGTTCCGATGTTCCGGATTGCGGCTCCGATGCGCATCGGACTGTCGCCGGAGATATCGTACTGCGCGCCGAAGTCCACCGCGCTCGATGTCGCGCTGAAAGTGGAGACATTGGCGCATTGTCCCGAGCAGTCCACGCGGTACTGGAGCCGCTTGTAGGTGACGCCGAGGCTGAGGTTCCGGCCGACTTCCGCGCCGAACGTGCCGGCGAAGAGGATGTTGCGCGGCAGCACGAGCCCGATCGGTGTACCGCCGGGATCGGTGATTTGCTGATTGCCGAAATCGAGAATGTTCACCGACGCGGCGAAGGAGCCGACCGACTTCTTGGGGACGAGCAGCGTGATGATGTCGCCTCGCGCGGCGATCGTCTCGGAATGATGGATCGCCGCCTCGCGCTTTCCCTGCCTCGCTATTGAAGCCGGATTGGACCAGATACCTTCGCTGCCGGTTCGCTCGGCGACGGTGGCCTGCCCCATTCCGACCGTTTGCGCGCCCACGGGAAGCAGGAGGAACAGCGCGCCGTCGCTGCTGGCGCTGGCCTGGGCGCGTACGGACACGGGAGCGATCGCGACGGCCGCGAAGGCCGCGAAGGCAGCGAAGGCAGCGACGGCAGCGACGGCGCCGAGCACTGCCCGGCGAATCGGCGGCCGCACGCTAGAGCGGCGACGCCTCATCGATGAGCATGATCGGGATGTCATCACGCACCGGGTAGCGCAGCGAGCAGGTATGGCAGATGAGGCTCGATTCGGCTTCGCGGTACTCGAGGTAACCTTTGCACTTCGGGCATACGAGAATCTCCAGCAACTGCGCGTCAACGCTCATGGTCGCTCATCCTTTCCGATGTGATATCCCAGCCGTTCGAGCGCGGATGTGCTTCGCCGCCAGTTGGGGAGCACTTTGACCCACATGTCCAGATACACGCTTTCGCCGATGAACGTTTCGATCTTCTTCCGGGCGGCCTGACCGACCTCGCGGATCCTCGCGCCCTTCGCGCCGATGATGATTGCCTTCTGGCTGTCCCGCTCGACGTATACGACCGCACGAATGTACACCGGTGAGCGACCCTCGCGGAACTCCTCGATTCCCACGGCGACGCTGTACGGCACCTCGTCGTGCAGCTGCTCGAGCACTGTTTCACGAATCATTTCCGCGACGAAGAAGCGGACCGACTGTGTGCTGACGTCGTCGTCGGGATAGAGGAACGGGCTCACCGGCAGCGAGTCCGCGATCTTGCGGATGAGGGCGTCGACGGACTCGCCGGTCCTCGCGGAGACGAAGATCGCGTCGGGGCGCGCGGCCTCGAGCTCGGATCGCCTGGCCGGGTTGAGCAGGTCGCTCTTGTTCAGTACTTCGATGATCCGCGCGCGCGGCGGCGAGGCGAGCCCGGCCGCTTCTTGCAGTGGGGGAGGTGCGCCGTTGGAAGCGTCGGCCAGGTATACGATTACGTCGGCGTCCCTCAATGCCCTGAGAGATGTCGAGCGCATGGATTTCTGCAGCTCGTATTTGGGCTCGAGCAGTCCCGGGGTGTCGAAGACGACCATCTGCGTGTCGTCCGCTGTGCGGATTCCGACGACTCGATCGCGGGTGGACTGGGGTTTCTGGCTGGTGATCGCGAGCTTCTGCCCGACGATGCGGTTCAGGAGGGTGGATTTGCCTGCGTTGGGGGCGCCTGCGACTGTGACGATGCCGGCTCTGGTCATTAGCTGAATCTAAACCGCTTCGGGTAGCGGGTAACGGGCGGCGGGTAGCGGGCAACGAAAAAGGCGCCACACATTACGTGTGACGCCTTTTTCAAAGGGTGCCGGCGACGGCCTACTCTCCCGCGTCCTCTCGGACGGAGTACCATCGGCGCTGCAGGTCTTAACGCTCGTGTTCGGAATGGGAACGGGTGTGGCCCCTGCGCTCTAGTCGCCAGCGATGTGTGATCGCTGGCGACTGCCAGCGATGTGTGATCGCTCGGATGTCATTCCTATGGAAGGAATGACGACGGAAGTAGTGTGATCGTGTGACTCTGAATCAACAGGTTAGACTGCGATATGCGTTTGTTCGGATTGCTTCGGCATTTAATCCGAAGACAATAAAAGAAGATCAAGCCTCACGGGCGATGAGGATCGCTGCGCTTGTAATGGATTGCTCCACGTCCACGTGCGACCTCTTGACGGGATGGTCTCTCCCGGCCCTTCAGGGAGCTCAAGGCTACAGGGAGGTTTCATCTTGGGGGTAGCTTCCCTCTTAGATGCATTCAGCGGT
Proteins encoded in this region:
- the cax gene encoding calcium/proton exchanger, with amino-acid sequence MKYLYALLVFVPFAIAARLLHASPLLIFLLSAAAIVPLSGILGRATEELAGHTGPTVGGLINATLGNFAELVIGAFALSAGLVDLVKASITGSILGNLLLVLGAAQLAGGLRYKSQKINRNLTDMSSTLLVVAVLGLVMPAVFHALHPDPLRRATLSMSVWVAGLLIVGYAMSLVYSVISHRTIFSEGGDVAHHQAPSSWSLRKAVTVLIAVGATIGVLSELLVGSTEEAVKSLGLSQLFVGLILIPIIGNAAEHSSAVLMALKNRMDLAVSISVGSAIQVALLVGPLLVLLGLVTGKPMDLAFTVMEVASVAVAVAVASSVMQDSESNWLEGAFLLVAYAVIGVAFFYY
- a CDS encoding PorV/PorQ family protein, producing the protein MRPPIRRAVLGAVAAVAAFAAFAAFAAVAIAPVSVRAQASASSDGALFLLLPVGAQTVGMGQATVAERTGSEGIWSNPASIARQGKREAAIHHSETIAARGDIITLLVPKKSVGSFAASVNILDFGNQQITDPGGTPIGLVLPRNILFAGTFGAEVGRNLSLGVTYKRLQYRVDCSGQCANVSTFSATSSAVDFGAQYDISGDSPMRIGAAIRNIGTKLQVNDREQADPLPTRIEVGLSYQLGFLAKYISDVDVRAAADVIATKTADDPSARLGVDLTYQKTVHLRGGYIANDADGANAAIGFGLGTGRLLFDIARTFGGLSEDAGKTPTYVSLRFVF
- the era gene encoding GTPase Era, translated to MTRAGIVTVAGAPNAGKSTLLNRIVGQKLAITSQKPQSTRDRVVGIRTADDTQMVVFDTPGLLEPKYELQKSMRSTSLRALRDADVIVYLADASNGAPPPLQEAAGLASPPRARIIEVLNKSDLLNPARRSELEAARPDAIFVSARTGESVDALIRKIADSLPVSPFLYPDDDVSTQSVRFFVAEMIRETVLEQLHDEVPYSVAVGIEEFREGRSPVYIRAVVYVERDSQKAIIIGAKGARIREVGQAARKKIETFIGESVYLDMWVKVLPNWRRSTSALERLGYHIGKDERP
- a CDS encoding diguanylate cyclase, with the translated sequence MSAPAMIVFTAGGDSLPAGVAAWLGRQRAPPISVSSADELMAIALRGRPRLVLFDGRAGVDALAACSRLKQDSYTGVVPALFLAAAGAESVRDAFDAGADEVLPQGMDESEGIRRLDALLVRSDRDLGVHPSTRLPGAGAIEAEISRRLGLPDLFAVCYADLDHFKEYNDRYSYYEGDRVIRILAMLLHDVVKGLCGERGFVGHIGGDDFIFIIPYDSIAGICGEITSTFDLLVPYQYSEPDRRAGYFFGKDRRGVLDRVPLMTLSVGVVTNAQRTFKEPREVSRLATEMKTYAKTLSGSVYSIDTRTDDRPPIFESPLGSSTKGGDKR
- a CDS encoding Trm112 family protein; amino-acid sequence: MSVDAQLLEILVCPKCKGYLEYREAESSLICHTCSLRYPVRDDIPIMLIDEASPL